Part of the Zingiber officinale cultivar Zhangliang chromosome 6A, Zo_v1.1, whole genome shotgun sequence genome, TTGCATGTCTAAGCTTCCAAAGACAACATGATATATGATGTACGTTGAGCATTAAATCTCTGAAATGTAATTATGATTCTTGACCTAGTTCACAAGAAGATTAACAACTTGAAAGAAGAAATGATTTGATAACAATAAATTGTAGTTATTGACGTCTGCAGTACCATACTCTTAAATTTCAATggctaaaaattaaaaaatccaaTAAAGCACGAGTGCTCAAGCCTCTTCAAGCTTAAAAGTTCAAGCAACTAGCATGAATCAAATTTTAACCGTGAAGTCAACTTGTCCTAATTGTCAAACATATCCACTTTTCAGAcattatctttataaaatctCCATTTGGACACCCATCTAATTATTTTCTGGGTGGTTGCACTTTGGGGATTTATATGTAATAGTAAAGAGGTTTCTTTCTATTGCAACAAAGGTGAAGCTGTCACCTTAGTAACCCATCCAAGGTGGCCCCACACACTCTGGAATGGGGTAAATCAAAAACAGAGGTTTCTTTCTAGCTTTGATTTTTGGTGGTTTAAATATACCTTACCTCCAAGAATGTTTCTgaccaaataaaaaaatatgactTACCGAAACAACCTAATCAACAATGTACAATATGCGGAATCAGTTGCAACCTACTCACAATCAATCCCCAACTGCAAATTTAGAACATTGTCCTTTACTTCAATTGCTATTGCACTTCCTTTACAACTGAAGCAGCTTCTATAGATCCTCAAAGTAAAATGATTGATAACGAGTATGAGGTTGCTAATTTGGAATAATTTGTATCCTCACATGTGTACACTTACAGTCTTAATTTTTCGTATCTAGATCTGAATTTTTTGCTTATGCTAGCCCAGTCACCTAGTGTTACAGATGACTACGGTAATGGAACTTTCTACCAAGTAAATTATTGAGGTTATGAGGTTGCTATTTGGAATAATGTTTACCCTCAAAAGTGTAGAATTAATATCTTACAGTTTTAATTGTTTGAATCTAGGTCTGTTTTTTTATTGCTTGTGCTAACCCCACTCACCAGTGTTACAGATGACTACAGCAATTGAACTTTTTCTACCACCTAAGTTATTGAGACATTCATATTGTATTTCTTGACGCCATTCTACCTTAATCAACACAACATCAATCCAAGAATGAATTGGAAGAAAATATTGAGCAACAACAAGAAAAGATGTTCTGGCAAGGAGCTAAGCTAGACCATAAAGGGACATAAGTACCTGCCATCATATTTTTTCAATATGGTATTTTTGGTACTCAAGTAAAGTGGCCATCTTTTTGCAAACGCCATGGACATTGATGACTCAGCAAAAGCTCGAATAGACTAATAAGAGGTTCAAACTTTAATCATCTAGAATAACTCCATAAAGTTTGCTACATTACTACAAGATGACAAACCTCATCAACATTATACATTGATAATGCAATACCAGTCCCTTTGAACTCATAAACATCTAGCTCTGTAGGTGCACCTCCATCTTCAGGGACTAATTAACCCCAAAAAACTAACAATGTCAGATCCAGGTAATCAAACAGCcatacacatcaaaaagaacacAATTAAAAAAGTTGATTAAATTAACCTGCGTTGAGTATTGGGGCTCACCAAAAACCATTTTAAGCTTCCCAGAACCTTTGACAATCATGTCTGTTGCTCGATACTGATCTCCAAATGCATGCCTACCAATACATATAGGTTTCTTCCAACCTATATGTGCATGCAAATATCCATAAACATTCACATTTGCCAGACACAAGAGTTTAAATAAAGAGTGAACAGAAGATTCTTACCAGTTACTATGCGTGGTATGTTTTGGCAAAGAATTGGCTCCCGAAAGACAGTTCCTAGAGGAAATTAGATTACCAATTAACTAATTTTTCTAACAGAAGGCTGATTTACTGCAAGAAGAAGACATGCAAGGGGTAATATCCACCAACATGGTTGTCAAAGTCAGCATAAGTTTCAAAAGTCTAAGAAACCTAGTATCTAAAGTCAGTGTTAGTCCAAAAGTCTAAGAAGCCAAGTATCTAAGTCAGTATCAGTTTCAAAAGTCTGAGAAACCTAGTATCTAAAATCACTGTCAGTTCAACAAGTCTAAGAATCTAGCATCTAAAGTCAGTGTTATTTCCAAAAGCCTAAAAAACCTAGTGTATGGTGCATCGTACCAGTAGAATCAATGGGATACGTTGTCAACGCTTTCATTCCCTTTCCATAGCTTAAgcttttgagatattttgaatagGTATAAGTGGTCACCTAATCAAACTAAAGAAGCTTGACTGAGATGTTATAACAAGACCTAATCAAACTAAACAAGCTTGACTGAGATGCTACAATATTATATTACAAGAaaactaagggggtgtttggttgatgagtttaggatgagggaatggaatgatagtaaaagatagtgtttggattgtgggtttagGAATGATAATTTgggaatgatttctagatttatgagaatcaaccaaacccatataactaggtgggtttcatttccattcctattcccattcccattccaccttactatcaaacccatacccatagtcattcccgtcatttaaccaaacgccacctaagtgTTTGGTTCaggaaaaactatttttttcagtTTCTGTTCTCAATTTCTAGAAAATAGTTAACAAAAATGTGAAAATCGATCaaattgaaaatataaaaaataaaatgttgAGATTTTTAATTTCTCACAAAAATTATGAGGGTaagttatttctaaaatttgagaaCACAGACTGAATAactggatttttttttaacaaaatacaGCAACATATTTTCTCAAGGAACTAGTTATATGATTAAGATGaataaaggaaaaaattaaattcaagctaatgccttaaaaaatattaattgatttttaagtttgagTAGATCAACAGTACTAAAGAAGCAAAAGTAGCAGTATACAAAGTAGAATTTTTATATCTGCAAATTTCTTGTTAAATAACCAATAATGACAATGGTTCTTGAAACATAGCAATCACTCTCATAGCAAAGTTCCAAGCAACATGCAAGAAGGAAGCATCTGAATAAGTGTTGAAGAATTGTTTTTGGCATATTAATCTAGCATGTATTAAATTGACCAAAAATAGAAACAACTATGCTTCAACCAAATATATGTACTGGGCAAAAGTAAATaatcaaagtataacaatatTAGTTAGGAAAGGCAAGGACTATGAGCAAACCATTTAAAATGTTCCTTATAGATCCATTGGGGCTTCTCCACATGGATTTGAGATTAAACTCCTTAACTCTAGCTTCATCTGCCATTAAAAAGATAAGAGAGACAAATTTAATGAAAAAAGTTATAAAAAGTGCTGTTGTCTATAAACACTTAATGACGGATAACAACAATGAAACATACAATGAGTCCAACACAAGCtaagagagaaaaggaaaaacaacaATGACTCATAGTGGAAATTAAATACTTGCTTTCTGTCTAACACCTCTAGCCAAGATCATTAGGTACTTATAATGTCTCCTATATGGTAAATAACATGCTCAAGCAAAGTTCCGCATTTCTCAAGCTCTTCAATGAAGAATTCCAGTACAAACTTCCATCTTACATCCCAATGAATGAATCACAAGCCACTACCGCTCTAAATATCTTAGCCAGTTCAACAAGGATCAGTTCAATTTAATGGTAAACTCTAAGTAAATCATGAACCAGTCACTAACTAATTAAACTAGGTAAAAAATGGGTATAACCCAAAGCCCCAAATGAAACCAAACTAGTTGCCCCCATTCCCATTTGTTGCTTCTTTTGTCATAATTTCTCAATAACTTTTGATCAATCTGGACGAACCAAATAGTATAGGTAAAAACACAAAAGAAACTTCATTCACCTTACTTACAATCCAGATTTAAAGACACTTATTaccatggtttaaagtgtcgtaCCGAAACGGTCGAAACGGACGAAACGTCTCGTTCCACTCGGCGACCGACACCGGCACGACCCTGGCACCAAACCCACGACAGGTGCGACGTGTTACGCGACCCCATGGTTACAGCAGAGGGGTTGCTCGACCCTGCAATAGTAACGGAGAGGTCGCATAACCCTTCCGCTGTCGCCGTAGAGGCATCGTGCTACCCTGCGGTTACTGTAGAGGGGTCGCACGACTAACATGGTCGCGCCGAAGGAATCATGCAATCCTCACGGCCATGGCTGGTCGCACAACCTTGCGACAACACCGAAGTCATGCGGGCTCACGAGTGGTAtcagatttcagattttttttaattaaacttaggttaatttttttaatcaactcctagttatggtgaagataatctaaagagattttattaaaccctaataaaattatctaattaattttatattttatttattttaatttaaaaattataataaaatttttatttatttatttagctattttcatatcttttcctttttttcaaagattattttttatcttgtttattttttaaatatttatgttaaatattttatatttaaaaaataccgaaactatgtcggcacggcacgatacgataccgaaaccgtatcgttctggTCTAGGACCGAAACCTTGGCacgggtcaaaattttaaaccttgcttaTTACTAAGTACTGATTTTTGAATAAATTTGCAGTATCAAGAAACATGAAggcatatgattcaaaatcaaattttcttcTAATGCAAAACTACAAGATTTTATGTATATGAAGACTTGAAACCTGAAGTCTATATCAGAGATGCAATGACAAAACAACCAACATTCTTCAATAGGTATCAATCATTCTATAAACAAGAAAAGGCATTGGTGTACCAGGCGTTATCGTTGCACACTTCACTGCAACGTTGTACCTGCATATTTCAGGGAAAATGATTGATTGTACATGGTTAGATGGAAAAGATACTAAATCAATGTAGAGCAGGACATCATCTAAAGAGTAATTTAAACATAGAGCTATGAGCTAATGCCACAAGTCACTATTTCCCAAGATGTATTCTCCAACTTAAATTAGTTAATGTAATATACTATGCTCCCACTTTTTTGTGAGGAAAAACTCGATGATGATCAAATTAGTTATGACACCTATTAATAACCATTTAGATTAATAAAGTTGTGGAAGATGTGTCAGTTAGTTAAACAGAAGATAAAATAGACAAACACCTCGGAAAATTTGAGCAAGTTTCTTTAGTGACATGGTCATAGTAGCATAAATTGCTCACAAACCATTTAGTGGGAGGCGAGGCTAAAGGCATAATAAAGTAATGAAGCAACCTACAGTGTCTGTGCATTAGAAAGTCCCATACATCCGCACTTGCGAGTGTGAGCACTGCTAAGAACAGTAGTAGTGATTGTTAGATTACCGGAGTGTAGCTTCAGCACTTTCTACGGTGACATTGTCATCAGTGGCGTCACGGTTCGGAAGACCCAGATCGAAGTACTTGATGTCCAAATCGAGATATGGAAATATAAGCTACATAAAAGACAGGAGACAGCTGAAGCCTGAAACAACAAAGATGacgagaaaaaagaagaaaaaccagCAAGAAAACCGAAAAGTCGTCACCTTTTCTTTTATCATTCTCCAAATGACCCTAGTCATCTCGTCACCTGAAGATTATGATTAAGATTTTACttgtttatacaaaaaaaaaaaattcgaacCGAAAAAAAAAGGACGAAGAAAAGGGTCACCATCCATCTCGACGATGGGGTTGTGAACTTTGATGCGTTCGGCAGCGGACATAGTGGCCAAACAGCGTACGGAAGAGGTAGTACGAATCGTGAGGCAACCTCCATTGATGGGTCGCGTC contains:
- the LOC121995788 gene encoding isocitrate dehydrogenase [NADP]-like, with translation MLSSSFSALSSSSCYSYLSPLSPALRNRTVSVHLLHRTRPINGGCLTIRTTSSVRCLATMSAAERIKVHNPIVEMDGDEMTRVIWRMIKEKLIFPYLDLDIKYFDLGLPNRDATDDNVTVESAEATLRYNVAVKCATITPDEARVKEFNLKSMWRSPNGSIRNILNGTVFREPILCQNIPRIVTGWKKPICIGRHAFGDQYRATDMIVKGSGKLKMVFVPEDGGAPTELDVYEFKGTGIALSMYNVDESIRAFAESSMSMAFAKRWPLYLSTKNTILKKYDGRFKDIFQEVYEEKWKSQFEEQSIWYEHRLIDDMVAYALKSDGGYVWACKNYDGDVQSDFLAQGFGSLGLMTSVLLSSDGKTLEAEAAHGTVTRHFRLYQKGEETSTNSIASIFAWTRGLEHRAKLDKHEQLLEFVQKLELACIETVEFGKMTKDLALLIHGPKVSRDLYLSTEEFIDAVAQNLKDKIQSSSSH